In bacterium, a single window of DNA contains:
- a CDS encoding DUF4143 domain-containing protein translates to MTPQDDLAPAGYSPRIVDGAMRSALATMPAVLVEGPRACGKTWTGRRFAGSAAYLDEQIGAALAAGMDPASILDGTPPLLLDEWQLAPGVWNAMRRACDARDLAGQFILTGSADPPDDITRHSGAGRITRVRMRPMSLYESGESDGGVSLRGLLSGEECAASDTGLALGDVLELACRGGWPRTRRADAATAGDAALAYLEEISRTDVSRVDGTDRDPARVSRLLRSVARNVATDVKHTTLAADAVTNGGEAPLERRTVGAYLAALKRLFVVEEVPAWRPHLASRAQARRSPKIHLADPSLTAAALGAGVDRLLRDLPFAGRLFESMATRDLQVYAGANRCTLWHYRDSNNLEVDLIVEHRDGRWIAAEVKLGGPAAINEAARALLRLQAGLDRTRTPGAARLAVITAGGYAYERPDGVCVVPITTLGP, encoded by the coding sequence GTGACGCCGCAAGATGATCTCGCGCCTGCGGGGTACTCGCCGCGAATCGTGGACGGTGCGATGCGGTCAGCGCTGGCGACGATGCCCGCCGTCCTGGTGGAAGGCCCGCGGGCGTGCGGCAAGACATGGACCGGGCGCCGGTTCGCCGGCAGCGCCGCGTACCTGGACGAACAGATCGGCGCGGCGCTCGCCGCCGGCATGGATCCGGCTTCGATACTCGACGGGACGCCACCGTTGCTCCTCGATGAATGGCAGCTGGCCCCCGGCGTCTGGAACGCCATGCGGCGGGCCTGTGACGCCCGAGACCTCGCCGGGCAGTTCATCCTCACCGGCTCCGCCGACCCGCCCGACGACATCACCCGACACTCCGGCGCCGGGCGCATCACGCGGGTCCGGATGCGGCCCATGAGTCTGTACGAGAGCGGCGAGTCCGACGGCGGCGTCTCGCTTCGGGGACTCCTCTCGGGCGAGGAGTGCGCTGCGAGCGATACGGGACTCGCTCTCGGCGACGTGCTGGAGTTGGCGTGCCGCGGCGGATGGCCCCGGACGCGCCGAGCTGACGCCGCCACCGCCGGCGACGCCGCCCTGGCCTATCTGGAAGAGATCAGCCGGACCGACGTCTCGAGGGTCGACGGCACCGACCGGGACCCGGCGCGGGTCTCGAGGCTGCTCCGGTCCGTGGCACGGAACGTCGCCACCGACGTCAAGCACACGACGCTCGCCGCGGACGCTGTGACGAACGGCGGGGAGGCGCCGCTGGAGCGCCGCACGGTCGGCGCCTACCTGGCCGCGCTGAAGCGGCTGTTCGTGGTCGAGGAGGTGCCCGCCTGGCGTCCGCATCTGGCGTCGCGCGCACAGGCGCGCCGCTCCCCGAAGATCCACCTGGCCGACCCCTCGCTCACTGCCGCCGCCCTGGGGGCCGGCGTCGACCGGTTGCTGCGCGACCTTCCCTTCGCCGGGCGCCTCTTCGAGTCGATGGCGACCCGCGACCTGCAGGTCTACGCCGGCGCCAACCGGTGCACGCTGTGGCACTACCGGGACAGCAACAACCTGGAGGTCGACCTGATCGTGGAGCACCGGGACGGCCGGTGGATCGCCGCGGAGGTCAAACTCGGCGGCCCCGCGGCCATCAACGAGGCTGCCCGTGCGCTGCTCCGGCTGCAAGCCGGCCTCGACCGGACCAGGACCCCCGGCGCCGCCCGGCTGGCCGTCATCACCGCCGGCGGCTACGCCTACGAGCGCCCCGACGGCGTCTGCGTGGTCCCGATCACGACGCTCGGCCCATAG